The Hymenobacter sp. DG01 genome has a segment encoding these proteins:
- a CDS encoding cellulase family glycosylhydrolase — MSCQLTRLRWSPAAARRGLGLLLMACLSAGPHLGFGQELTALRASGPRIVNTQGQEVVLRGYNVGGWLLQESYILQTDTLNSQWRIWQGLLRTMPEAQVEEFYRQYRQNFITKADIDFLGQQGFNAVRLPFHYDLFLTPEQRRARTAVIRDPHNDQKLAAYVEQLSGWYDQGRLFADTKNLEGFRLIDQVVKWCAANRMYVILDLHAAPGGQGTDRNINDNFRPLDLWKRRDAKGRLIYQDLTVRLWEKLAARYRQEPRIAMYDLINEPHNLNASNGLSADNQELAALYARLITAVRAQRDEHLLLLEGNGYGNEYTNLTPDKLATPDKRNLVYNAHRYWCPNTPEAADPNPNQINLLHNLAAFRERWQVPVWVGETGENSNEWFAAAVQGLNSLGIGWGHWNLKRVDSGAGLLRVRPYGNLLTPEGRANLLRNVQFANCQINTDVLAALTQPAGARTPFASLSIPGTIPATDYDLGRDGVAYHDEFSARTDFRDLTPPNQGGAYRNDGVDITACPEAPNGFAVSKLATGEWLAYTVTVAKPGAYRAEVRLQPGTAQGRLALRLGDLDVGTATVAPGQDWVTVALTTPTLPAGQHTLRVLVEQPLGQLGWLRFAPAPNGGGAGGQ, encoded by the coding sequence ATGAGTTGCCAACTTACGCGGCTACGCTGGAGCCCAGCAGCGGCCCGGCGCGGCCTGGGGCTGCTATTGATGGCTTGCCTGAGCGCCGGTCCCCATCTGGGCTTCGGGCAGGAGCTTACCGCACTTCGGGCATCGGGGCCCAGAATAGTGAACACCCAGGGACAGGAAGTGGTGCTGCGGGGCTACAATGTGGGCGGGTGGCTGCTGCAGGAAAGCTACATTCTGCAAACCGATACGCTGAACAGCCAGTGGCGCATCTGGCAGGGGCTGCTGCGCACCATGCCTGAGGCTCAGGTAGAAGAGTTCTACCGCCAGTATCGTCAGAACTTTATCACTAAAGCAGATATTGATTTTCTGGGTCAACAGGGGTTCAATGCCGTGCGCCTGCCTTTCCATTACGACCTGTTTCTGACCCCGGAGCAGCGCCGCGCCCGTACTGCCGTCATCCGCGACCCGCACAACGACCAGAAGCTGGCGGCCTACGTGGAGCAGCTTAGCGGCTGGTACGACCAGGGCCGCCTGTTCGCGGATACGAAAAACCTGGAGGGGTTCCGGCTGATTGACCAGGTAGTAAAGTGGTGCGCTGCCAACCGCATGTACGTTATTCTGGACCTGCACGCGGCTCCCGGCGGCCAGGGCACCGACCGCAACATCAACGACAACTTCCGGCCCCTAGACCTGTGGAAGCGCCGCGACGCGAAAGGCCGCCTGATTTACCAGGACCTGACGGTGCGCCTCTGGGAAAAGCTGGCCGCCCGCTACCGGCAGGAGCCCCGCATTGCCATGTACGACCTGATCAATGAGCCGCATAACCTCAACGCGTCCAATGGTTTGTCGGCCGATAACCAGGAGCTAGCCGCCCTGTACGCCCGCCTGATTACGGCCGTGCGCGCCCAGCGCGACGAGCACCTGCTGCTGCTGGAAGGCAACGGCTACGGCAACGAGTACACCAACCTCACCCCCGATAAGCTGGCTACCCCCGACAAGCGCAACCTGGTGTACAACGCCCACCGCTACTGGTGCCCCAACACGCCAGAAGCCGCCGACCCCAACCCCAATCAAATCAATCTGTTGCATAACCTGGCGGCTTTCCGGGAGCGGTGGCAGGTGCCGGTGTGGGTAGGCGAAACCGGCGAAAACTCCAATGAGTGGTTTGCCGCCGCCGTGCAGGGTCTCAATAGCCTGGGCATCGGCTGGGGCCACTGGAACCTGAAGCGCGTTGATTCAGGGGCGGGCCTGTTGCGCGTCAGGCCCTACGGCAACCTTCTCACGCCCGAGGGGCGGGCCAACCTGCTGCGCAACGTGCAGTTTGCCAACTGCCAGATAAACACCGATGTACTGGCGGCTCTTACTCAACCGGCCGGGGCCCGGACGCCGTTTGCTTCCCTCTCCATTCCCGGCACCATTCCGGCCACCGACTACGACCTGGGCCGCGACGGCGTAGCCTACCACGACGAGTTTTCGGCCCGCACCGATTTTCGGGACCTGACTCCGCCCAACCAGGGCGGCGCCTACCGCAACGATGGGGTAGATATTACGGCCTGCCCGGAAGCTCCGAACGGGTTTGCCGTCAGTAAGTTGGCAACCGGCGAGTGGCTTGCCTACACCGTAACCGTTGCCAAGCCAGGTGCTTATAGGGCCGAGGTGCGGCTGCAGCCCGGGACGGCGCAGGGCCGCCTGGCCCTGCGCCTGGGCGACCTGGACGTGGGTACGGCCACCGTAGCGCCCGGGCAGGACTGGGTGACGGTGGCCCTGACTACCCCCACCCTGCCCGCCGGGCAGCATACCCTGCGCGTGCTGGTGGAGCAGCCCCTTGGGCAGCTGGGCTGGCTACGCTTTGCGCCGGCCCCGAATGGCGGTGGCGCGGGCGGCCAGTAG
- a CDS encoding RagB/SusD family nutrient uptake outer membrane protein: protein MLPLHKYRTTYGAWLLTLGLLSGCGEKFLEETPTDQVTDANFYRTTTDAIQATNAVYGELITAGQYNAALWGLGDIASDISTTGGGGGGDGIEYQQLDFFNIPSTNLVTNRLWGSCYVGIGRANIVLQKVPGMSIDPAIQKRSIGEAQFLRAKYYFDLVRAYGDVPLLTTPPATLADVNVPRTPVAQVYAQIEKDLTDAIGNLPGSYSGEDLGRATKWAATGLLAKVYLTEGKLPEAATRAREVISGSGKTLWDNYADNFKVANENGKESLFEAQFLSGRNTWDQNGPGFSGNEFFGPRGQGVVPQGGYGFNIPEADFVAGYEAGDLRRDATIWMPGDVYPDGRKQPDRLPGSPNGYGCKKWFVGKVNTNIWDSELNIPVMRLAEVYLILAEAVGTTSEGYEAINKVRRRAFGLPINATSAKDLSGLGADAFKQAVWRERKYELAFEMDRWFDMKRTGELLTSPQLRAKGIKPFNVVLPIPQSELDVNTGLRQNPGY, encoded by the coding sequence ATGCTACCCCTACATAAGTACAGAACCACCTACGGCGCCTGGCTCCTGACGCTGGGCCTGCTCAGCGGGTGCGGCGAGAAGTTTCTGGAAGAAACTCCCACCGACCAGGTAACCGACGCCAACTTCTACCGCACTACCACCGACGCCATTCAGGCCACCAACGCCGTGTATGGTGAGTTGATTACGGCTGGCCAGTACAACGCCGCCCTCTGGGGCCTGGGTGACATTGCCTCCGATATTTCTACTACCGGCGGCGGTGGCGGCGGCGACGGTATCGAGTACCAGCAGCTCGACTTCTTCAACATCCCGAGCACCAACCTGGTGACTAACCGCCTGTGGGGCAGCTGCTACGTGGGCATCGGGCGGGCCAACATCGTGCTGCAGAAAGTGCCGGGCATGAGCATTGATCCGGCCATTCAGAAGCGCAGCATCGGGGAGGCGCAGTTCCTGCGCGCCAAGTACTACTTTGACCTGGTGCGGGCCTACGGTGACGTGCCCCTGCTCACGACGCCTCCCGCTACCCTGGCCGATGTGAACGTACCCCGGACCCCGGTCGCGCAGGTGTACGCTCAGATTGAGAAAGACCTGACGGATGCCATTGGCAACCTGCCGGGCTCTTACAGCGGCGAAGACCTGGGCCGAGCCACCAAGTGGGCCGCCACCGGCCTGCTGGCCAAGGTGTACCTCACGGAAGGCAAGTTGCCCGAGGCCGCCACGCGAGCCCGCGAGGTAATTAGCGGCAGCGGTAAAACCCTGTGGGACAACTACGCCGATAACTTTAAGGTAGCCAACGAGAACGGCAAGGAGTCGTTGTTTGAGGCCCAGTTCCTCTCGGGCCGCAACACCTGGGACCAGAATGGCCCCGGCTTCAGCGGCAACGAGTTCTTCGGCCCCCGCGGCCAGGGCGTAGTGCCCCAGGGCGGCTACGGCTTCAATATTCCCGAGGCCGATTTTGTGGCTGGCTACGAAGCCGGCGACCTGCGCCGTGATGCCACCATCTGGATGCCCGGCGATGTGTACCCCGATGGCCGCAAGCAGCCGGACCGCCTGCCCGGCTCCCCGAACGGCTATGGCTGCAAGAAGTGGTTTGTGGGCAAAGTCAACACCAACATCTGGGACTCGGAGCTGAACATTCCGGTGATGCGCCTGGCCGAGGTGTACCTGATTCTGGCCGAAGCTGTGGGCACTACCTCTGAAGGCTACGAGGCCATCAACAAAGTGCGCCGCCGTGCCTTCGGTCTGCCCATCAACGCTACCAGCGCCAAAGACCTCTCCGGCCTGGGCGCCGACGCCTTCAAGCAGGCCGTGTGGCGGGAGCGGAAGTACGAGTTGGCCTTTGAAATGGACCGGTGGTTTGACATGAAGCGTACCGGGGAGCTGCTCACCTCGCCCCAGCTGCGGGCCAAGGGCATCAAGCCCTTCAACGTAGTGCTGCCCATTCCGCAGTCGGAGCTGGATGTAAACACCGGCCTGCGTCAAAACCCTGGTTACTAA
- a CDS encoding 7TM diverse intracellular signaling domain-containing protein — MKLVNSHLPPRRAIWFSFLTLSTPLLLCLLFVGSLAQARPADTLRVHAGLEELFVDPGQYSVLEDPSGHLTLAQVQEPAWAARFRPGSTLPTTMDHPGSAYWLRLVVQAQGSLSQHWYLEMFDSHLNSVEFYPVDGSAPTFTGSDLPLATRKFPYKNFLFRLPLPPNQAQTYYLRLTSNSKTTFLSRLRTEQTLAVHFQTEYGLLGGFYGVLLIMVVYNLCLYLFIGEQTYLRYVLYVLSCSLVFMSEDGLGFQYLWPGHPVLNQIITAGSPILLLLTFSYYARQFLDTAQRLPSYDPWIRAVVLLSVAGLLIDAVWLSSGWGFWFYLLPYCMIYYAAYRVWQRGQRTARFFLLAHVMVAISVVFMILRKLGINTFTNTATVYSMNAAFVVEVVVLSYALGEKIKGIKDATIRAQGKLVKQLRKKHQVQEQLVEQLQRNQELKDQLNSELEGLVAQRTDELRLQSDTIAAQNRELLQANGLLALQSAAIEKLNAELQRDLQEVKTARVLSKEVNFGEFSQIYPDKDACLVYLANLKWSEGYQCRKCGHEKYCDGREPHSRRCTKCRYVESATAYTLLQKCKFPIIKAFYAVFLIYTHKGNYSSQELSRVLDLRQGTCWSFSQKVLEAMRRRRRAPDFDENEGWTHILLDASGLEPEEAGAAEEATVRA; from the coding sequence ATGAAGCTCGTGAATTCCCACCTCCCACCGCGTCGGGCTATCTGGTTTTCTTTCCTGACGCTGAGCACCCCCCTGCTCCTGTGCCTCCTGTTTGTTGGCTCCCTGGCCCAGGCACGCCCCGCCGATACCCTGCGGGTGCATGCCGGCCTAGAGGAGCTATTCGTTGATCCTGGCCAGTACAGTGTGCTGGAAGACCCCTCCGGCCACTTAACTCTGGCCCAAGTGCAGGAGCCGGCGTGGGCCGCCAGGTTCCGGCCCGGCAGCACCCTGCCCACCACCATGGACCACCCGGGCTCGGCCTACTGGCTGCGCCTGGTGGTGCAGGCACAGGGCAGCCTGAGCCAGCACTGGTACCTGGAAATGTTTGACTCCCACCTGAATAGCGTGGAGTTTTACCCGGTTGATGGCTCCGCTCCTACCTTCACGGGGTCCGATTTGCCCCTGGCTACCCGGAAGTTTCCCTACAAGAACTTCCTGTTCCGCCTTCCCCTACCCCCCAACCAGGCCCAAACCTACTACCTGCGCCTGACCTCCAACTCCAAAACCACCTTCCTCAGCCGCCTGCGCACCGAGCAAACCCTGGCCGTGCACTTCCAGACGGAGTACGGGCTGCTGGGTGGCTTCTATGGAGTGCTCCTGATTATGGTGGTGTACAACCTGTGCCTCTACCTGTTCATCGGGGAGCAAACCTACCTGCGCTACGTGCTGTACGTGCTCAGCTGCAGCCTGGTATTTATGTCGGAAGATGGGCTGGGGTTTCAGTATCTGTGGCCGGGACACCCGGTGCTGAACCAGATAATTACGGCTGGTTCGCCTATTCTGCTGCTGCTCACCTTCAGCTACTACGCCCGGCAGTTTCTGGATACCGCCCAGCGCTTGCCTTCCTACGACCCCTGGATCAGGGCGGTGGTGCTGCTAAGCGTGGCCGGGCTGCTGATTGATGCCGTTTGGCTGAGCTCGGGCTGGGGCTTCTGGTTTTACCTGCTGCCCTACTGCATGATTTATTACGCGGCCTACCGGGTGTGGCAGCGGGGGCAGCGCACGGCCCGCTTCTTTCTGCTGGCCCACGTGATGGTAGCCATCAGCGTGGTATTCATGATTTTACGCAAGCTGGGCATTAACACTTTCACCAACACGGCCACAGTGTACAGCATGAACGCGGCTTTCGTGGTGGAAGTGGTGGTGCTGTCTTATGCGCTGGGCGAGAAAATCAAGGGGATTAAGGATGCTACCATCCGGGCCCAGGGCAAGCTGGTAAAGCAGCTGCGCAAGAAGCACCAGGTGCAGGAGCAGTTAGTAGAGCAGCTGCAGCGCAACCAGGAGCTGAAAGACCAGCTGAACTCTGAGCTGGAGGGCTTAGTGGCCCAGCGCACCGATGAGCTGCGCCTGCAAAGCGACACCATTGCGGCCCAAAACCGGGAGCTGCTGCAAGCCAACGGGTTGCTGGCCCTGCAGTCGGCGGCCATTGAAAAGCTGAACGCCGAGCTGCAGCGCGACCTGCAGGAGGTAAAAACGGCCCGGGTTCTGTCGAAGGAAGTAAACTTCGGCGAGTTCAGCCAGATCTATCCCGACAAGGACGCCTGTTTGGTGTATCTGGCCAACCTGAAGTGGTCTGAGGGCTACCAGTGCCGCAAATGCGGGCACGAGAAGTACTGCGACGGCCGGGAGCCTCATTCGCGCCGGTGCACCAAGTGTCGGTACGTGGAGTCGGCCACGGCCTACACCTTGCTCCAGAAGTGTAAGTTCCCGATTATTAAGGCCTTCTATGCGGTATTTTTGATTTATACGCACAAAGGCAACTACTCTTCCCAGGAGCTTTCCCGCGTGCTTGATCTGCGTCAGGGCACCTGCTGGAGCTTCAGTCAGAAGGTGCTGGAAGCCATGCGCCGCCGCCGCCGGGCTCCCGACTTCGATGAAAACGAAGGCTGGACCCACATCCTGCTGGATGCCTCCGGCCTGGAGCCCGAGGAAGCAGGCGCCGCCGAGGAAGCTACCGTCAGAGCGTAA
- a CDS encoding TonB-dependent receptor, producing the protein MNQHLYTQALLRRALWLAACGLPALPSLAAAPSTAAGLPGPAATPRLLADVPVSGRVTQSNGEPLPGVTIIVKGTTLGTTTDADGRFSLNAPENSTLVVSYVGFTRREVPITGASSSLSITLAEDTRALSEVVVVGYGTQERGSVTGAVSSVSAREIATQPVADATQALQGRAAGVTVTSNGGAPGGAAGTSIRIRGLTSAGNNNPLFVVDGFPLPDGNENQLNAINPNDIETIDILKDASATAIYGVRAANGVVIITTKRGKTGTSTINLDAYRGVQQVWRKLDLLNAEEYAVINNEGRLAGGAPIVVDRLRNPQGLGEGTDWQDEVFRRAAIQNYSLSATGGSEKARYAVSASYFQQDGTIVGSDFERFTLRANGDVQVNKILKLGNNISLTHLSDRQITSNSGEYGTVQQTLRIPAIIPVYRPDGYYYEPRGAQDNFIEENPLASATITNQRFYRNRALTTFFAELEPVRGLRFRTNVGADFVFDNFNAFRPGVPELQADGQTYTSRYTQATAGATATASYAPSYLIENTATFDRLIADKHQVTVLVGQSAQQFNYSNVEAYRTGYLRNDLQVINSGPINTQIGNAGTINRPSRLLSYFGRVNYEFAGKYLFQAIARYDGSGSFPPGDKFGFFPGVSAGWRISEEDFLKGNRVISNLKLRVGYGKVGNPNNAGRFAYLYAINSGIRYPFGPNGGTLQTGAAPTRQANPDLRWETNNQTNVGIDLGFLDNRFEATIDLYNRSSPNLIAPVPVSLVSGTYETVNRNAASAYNRGIDFSFTSHNVRGTGRGLNWTTTLNLSAYKSELESLGVGQPYNGLSALSGVIVRYDEGQAFGSFYGFVADGLFQTPEDVQNHATQQSGTAPGDIRFKDLNNDGVINAEDRTFIGNPNPDFTYGLNNTVTWGGFDLNIFLQGSQGNDIYNQNRYILESPLYGTSSGSTRVLGRWTGPGTSNDVPRAFAGDNADPNQNLRVSTYFVEDGSYMRIKTLTLGYSLPQSIMERIAAKQVRVYASAQNLLTLTKYSGYDPEVGSRGIDLGVYPQPRVFLLGLNIGF; encoded by the coding sequence ATGAACCAACACCTCTACACTCAGGCGCTGCTGCGCCGGGCTTTGTGGTTGGCGGCTTGCGGCCTGCCTGCCCTTCCTTCCCTGGCAGCAGCCCCCTCCACGGCGGCCGGACTTCCCGGTCCAGCCGCTACCCCCCGCCTGCTCGCCGATGTGCCAGTGTCGGGCCGCGTTACCCAGAGCAACGGTGAGCCGCTGCCGGGGGTAACCATTATTGTGAAAGGAACCACCCTGGGCACCACCACCGACGCCGACGGCCGCTTCTCTCTGAACGCGCCCGAAAACTCGACCCTGGTGGTAAGCTACGTGGGCTTTACCCGCCGCGAAGTGCCCATTACGGGAGCTTCATCTTCCCTGAGCATTACGCTGGCCGAAGACACCCGTGCCCTCAGTGAGGTAGTGGTAGTGGGCTACGGTACCCAGGAGCGGGGTAGCGTAACGGGCGCCGTTTCGTCGGTATCGGCGCGGGAAATTGCCACCCAGCCCGTGGCCGATGCTACCCAGGCCCTGCAAGGCCGGGCAGCGGGCGTTACGGTTACCTCAAACGGTGGAGCCCCTGGCGGAGCCGCTGGTACCTCCATCCGCATCCGGGGTCTTACGTCGGCGGGCAACAACAACCCTCTGTTCGTAGTGGACGGGTTCCCGCTGCCCGATGGCAACGAAAACCAGCTAAACGCCATCAACCCCAACGACATTGAAACCATTGACATCCTGAAGGATGCCTCGGCCACGGCTATCTACGGGGTACGGGCTGCCAACGGGGTAGTGATTATCACCACCAAGCGGGGCAAAACCGGTACCTCCACCATTAACCTGGATGCCTACCGCGGGGTGCAGCAGGTGTGGCGCAAGCTGGACCTGCTCAACGCCGAGGAGTACGCCGTTATCAACAACGAAGGCCGCCTGGCGGGCGGTGCCCCCATTGTGGTGGACCGCCTGCGCAACCCGCAAGGGCTGGGCGAGGGCACTGACTGGCAAGACGAGGTGTTCCGCCGGGCTGCCATCCAGAACTACTCGCTTTCGGCTACGGGCGGCAGCGAAAAGGCTCGCTACGCTGTGTCGGCCAGCTACTTCCAGCAGGATGGTACCATTGTAGGCTCAGACTTTGAGCGCTTTACGCTGCGGGCTAACGGCGACGTGCAGGTAAACAAGATTCTAAAGCTGGGCAATAACATTTCGCTGACCCACCTCAGCGACCGGCAAATTACCTCCAACAGCGGGGAGTATGGCACCGTGCAGCAAACGCTGCGCATTCCGGCCATTATTCCGGTGTACCGGCCCGATGGCTACTACTACGAGCCCCGCGGCGCCCAGGACAACTTCATTGAGGAAAACCCGCTGGCTTCGGCTACCATCACCAACCAGCGCTTCTACCGCAACCGCGCCCTGACTACCTTCTTTGCCGAGCTGGAGCCGGTACGGGGCCTGCGCTTCCGCACCAACGTAGGCGCCGACTTCGTGTTCGACAACTTCAATGCCTTCCGGCCCGGGGTGCCCGAGCTGCAGGCCGACGGCCAGACCTACACCAGCCGCTACACCCAGGCTACGGCCGGGGCTACGGCTACGGCCTCCTACGCCCCCAGCTACCTGATTGAGAACACGGCTACCTTCGACCGCCTCATTGCTGATAAGCACCAGGTAACCGTGCTGGTGGGCCAGTCGGCGCAGCAGTTCAACTACAGCAACGTGGAGGCCTACCGCACCGGCTACCTACGCAACGACTTGCAGGTAATCAACTCGGGCCCCATTAACACCCAGATCGGCAACGCGGGTACCATCAACCGGCCCTCGCGTTTGCTCAGCTACTTCGGCCGCGTTAACTACGAGTTTGCCGGCAAGTACCTGTTCCAGGCCATTGCGCGCTACGACGGCTCGGGCAGCTTCCCGCCCGGCGACAAGTTTGGCTTCTTCCCCGGCGTTTCGGCGGGCTGGCGCATCTCGGAGGAGGATTTCCTGAAGGGCAACCGCGTGATCAGCAACCTGAAGCTGCGCGTGGGCTACGGCAAGGTGGGTAACCCCAACAACGCCGGCCGCTTCGCCTACCTCTACGCCATCAACTCGGGCATCCGCTACCCCTTCGGGCCTAACGGCGGCACTCTGCAGACGGGTGCGGCGCCTACCCGCCAGGCCAACCCCGACCTGCGCTGGGAAACCAACAACCAGACCAACGTTGGTATTGACCTGGGCTTCCTGGACAACCGGTTTGAGGCTACCATTGACCTCTACAACCGTAGCTCGCCCAACCTGATTGCGCCCGTGCCGGTTTCCCTGGTGTCGGGTACCTACGAAACGGTAAACCGCAACGCGGCTTCGGCCTACAACCGGGGTATCGACTTTTCCTTCACCTCGCACAACGTGCGGGGCACGGGCCGCGGCCTGAACTGGACCACGACCCTGAACTTGTCGGCCTATAAGTCGGAGCTGGAGTCACTGGGGGTAGGGCAGCCCTACAACGGCCTGAGCGCCCTGAGCGGTGTAATTGTGCGTTACGATGAGGGCCAGGCCTTTGGCTCGTTCTACGGGTTTGTGGCCGACGGCCTGTTCCAGACCCCCGAGGACGTGCAGAACCACGCCACCCAGCAAAGCGGCACCGCCCCCGGCGACATTCGCTTCAAGGACCTGAACAACGATGGCGTGATTAACGCCGAGGACCGGACCTTCATTGGCAACCCCAACCCCGACTTTACCTACGGCCTGAACAACACAGTAACCTGGGGCGGCTTCGATCTGAACATCTTCCTGCAGGGCTCCCAGGGCAACGACATCTACAACCAGAACCGCTACATTCTGGAAAGCCCCCTCTACGGCACCAGCAGCGGCAGCACCCGCGTACTGGGCCGCTGGACGGGCCCCGGCACCAGCAACGACGTGCCCCGGGCCTTCGCCGGCGACAATGCCGACCCCAACCAGAACCTGCGGGTTTCCACGTATTTTGTGGAGGATGGCTCCTACATGCGCATCAAAACCCTCACGCTGGGCTACTCCCTGCCCCAGAGCATTATGGAGCGCATTGCCGCCAAGCAGGTGCGCGTGTACGCCAGTGCCCAGAACCTGCTGACCCTGACCAAGTACTCCGGCTATGACCCCGAGGTAGGCTCCCGTGGCATTGACCTGGGCGTGTACCCGCAGCCCCGGGTGTTCTTGCTCGGCCTCAACATTGGTTTCTAA